One Roseomonas gilardii subsp. gilardii genomic region harbors:
- a CDS encoding SDR family oxidoreductase produces the protein MAKPHRKPLREQVIVLTGATSGIGLATARLAAERGASLVLAARNEDALRSLRDELRARGGRTEYVVADVADAAAVEKIAQKAIDSFGGFDSWVNNAATAIYGRIEDTPLEDQKRLFDVNYWGVVNGTQVAAKHLRQRGGTIVNVGSVLSDRAMELQGVYSASKHAVKGITDAFRMEFEEAGYPISVTLVKPSSVDTLFPEHARNVTDSAGLKLPAPVYHPRLVAKAILHACEYAPRTLVVGMGGYAIALLGNHAPRLTDRFMEAFGRRSQTRRSPGRKDRHDNLYEPRADLAETGAIKDQPAPRRTSVLLEAQMNPLGTTGVLIGLGVLAAGVAVGVHYSRKSRDRALLREAGEAVRRGRWGLSRLGSQKGDEWAGLSRKARRRAEQLAREAESRASRGGSLLGGLFGRARHDARDLAEDSASRAHSLWGRWRGQADDFAEEAQDRIQDRAQSWRGSALGLMGQARGRAGDLAETAHDRADRYRDGARSFLGRVRGRAEDAAETAYDTAGDYQDSARSFLGRARGRVEDVADTAQDRASARVSALRGSAASLLGRGQDRVEGFAGDVRDRVEHMRAEAQDLLSGGRRQLRRGERRRDSILASFLCALRQGVDEVADRLSGRPSRRAAGWMERASELGESLRDTASHAGHDAAELAGRARKRGDALVRDLRREIRRWA, from the coding sequence ATGGCCAAGCCCCATCGCAAGCCGTTGCGCGAGCAGGTGATCGTGCTCACCGGCGCCACCTCCGGCATCGGCCTCGCCACCGCGCGGCTGGCGGCGGAACGGGGTGCCTCGCTGGTCCTGGCCGCCCGCAACGAGGATGCCCTGCGCTCCCTGCGGGACGAGCTGCGCGCCCGCGGCGGCCGCACGGAATACGTGGTGGCCGATGTCGCCGATGCGGCGGCGGTGGAGAAGATCGCGCAGAAGGCCATCGACAGCTTCGGCGGCTTCGACAGCTGGGTGAACAATGCCGCGACCGCCATCTATGGGCGGATCGAGGACACGCCGCTGGAGGACCAGAAGCGCCTCTTCGACGTCAACTACTGGGGCGTCGTGAACGGCACCCAGGTGGCGGCGAAGCATCTCCGGCAGCGCGGCGGCACCATCGTCAATGTCGGCTCCGTCCTGTCGGACCGGGCGATGGAGCTGCAGGGCGTCTATTCCGCCTCCAAGCACGCGGTGAAGGGCATCACCGACGCCTTCCGCATGGAGTTCGAGGAGGCCGGCTACCCGATCTCCGTGACGCTGGTGAAGCCCAGCTCGGTGGACACGCTGTTTCCGGAACATGCCCGCAACGTGACGGACAGCGCCGGGCTGAAGCTGCCCGCGCCGGTCTATCACCCGCGCCTGGTGGCCAAGGCGATCCTGCATGCCTGCGAATACGCGCCCCGGACCCTGGTGGTGGGCATGGGCGGCTATGCCATCGCCCTGCTGGGCAACCATGCACCCCGCCTGACCGACCGCTTCATGGAAGCCTTCGGGCGCCGGAGCCAGACGCGACGGAGCCCGGGCCGCAAGGACCGCCACGACAACCTCTATGAGCCGCGGGCCGACCTCGCCGAGACGGGCGCCATCAAGGACCAGCCGGCCCCGCGCCGGACCTCGGTGCTGCTGGAGGCGCAGATGAACCCGCTCGGCACCACCGGGGTGCTGATCGGCCTGGGCGTGCTGGCGGCCGGCGTGGCGGTGGGCGTGCATTACAGCCGCAAGTCCCGCGACCGCGCCCTGCTGCGCGAGGCCGGGGAGGCGGTGCGCCGGGGCCGCTGGGGCCTGTCCCGCCTGGGCAGCCAGAAGGGGGATGAATGGGCGGGCCTGTCCCGCAAGGCGCGCCGCCGCGCGGAGCAGTTGGCGCGCGAGGCGGAGAGCAGGGCCTCCCGGGGCGGCAGCCTGCTGGGCGGGCTGTTCGGGCGGGCGAGGCACGATGCCCGCGATCTGGCGGAGGATTCCGCCTCCCGCGCCCATTCCCTCTGGGGCCGCTGGCGCGGTCAGGCGGATGATTTCGCCGAGGAAGCGCAGGACCGGATACAGGACCGGGCGCAGTCCTGGCGCGGCAGTGCCCTGGGCCTGATGGGACAGGCCCGTGGGCGGGCCGGGGATCTGGCGGAAACCGCCCATGACCGGGCCGACCGCTATCGCGACGGGGCGCGCTCCTTCCTGGGGCGGGTCCGGGGGCGGGCGGAGGATGCGGCGGAAACCGCCTATGACACCGCCGGGGACTACCAGGACAGCGCCCGGTCCTTCCTGGGCCGGGCACGGGGCCGGGTGGAGGACGTGGCCGATACGGCGCAGGACCGTGCCAGCGCCCGTGTCAGTGCCCTGCGTGGCAGCGCCGCCTCCCTGCTGGGCCGGGGCCAGGACCGGGTGGAGGGCTTCGCCGGCGATGTCCGGGACCGGGTCGAGCATATGCGGGCGGAGGCCCAGGACCTGCTGAGCGGCGGGCGCCGACAGCTCCGGCGGGGGGAGCGGCGCCGCGACAGCATCCTGGCTTCCTTCCTCTGCGCGCTGCGGCAGGGCGTGGACGAGGTGGCGGACCGGCTTTCGGGCCGGCCGTCGCGCCGTGCGGCGGGCTGGATGGAGCGCGCCTCGGAGCTTGGCGAGAGCCTTCGCGACACGGCCTCCCATGCCGGGCATGACGCGGCCGAACTCGCCGGCCGTGCCCGCAAGCGCGGCGATGCCCTGGTGCGCGACCTGCGGCGCGAGATCCGGCGCTGGGCCTGA
- a CDS encoding FAD-binding protein, translating into MSDIPRDPWAPAEEAGVARAVAEAHAAGEPLLVEGGGSKRASLRPVQAARSLSLRNLSGITFYRPQELVVSALAGTPIPEIEAALAEKGQQLIAEPPDPRPLFGGEAAATLGGTVAANLSGPRRITGGAMRDHVLGVRFVNGEGEVLRSGGRVLKNVTGLDLCKLLSGSHGTLGVMTEITLKVLPSSEATATLAVRVPDLARGVGALSAALGSPFGVSAAAILPEGHAALGLEGPLAVVRLEEFAESVRYRAGRLREALGLYGTLSLVEGEESRALWRAVRDAVPLAAGPGDAVWRVSVRPSAAPGVAEALRRDFGARLLLDWGGGLVWVAGPASEAAHAAVMRAALAAGGTFLLFRAPEPLRAAVPVIPEEVPALAALSRRVKAALDPRGILNPGRLRAA; encoded by the coding sequence ATGAGCGATATCCCGCGCGACCCCTGGGCCCCGGCGGAGGAAGCCGGCGTGGCGCGGGCCGTGGCCGAGGCCCATGCGGCCGGCGAGCCCCTGCTGGTCGAGGGCGGCGGCAGCAAGCGCGCCTCGCTGCGCCCGGTGCAGGCGGCGCGCAGCCTGTCGCTGCGGAACCTGTCCGGCATCACCTTCTACCGGCCGCAGGAGCTGGTGGTCTCCGCCCTGGCCGGCACGCCGATCCCCGAGATCGAGGCGGCGCTGGCCGAGAAGGGGCAGCAGCTCATCGCCGAGCCGCCCGATCCGCGCCCGCTTTTCGGCGGGGAGGCGGCGGCGACGCTGGGCGGCACGGTGGCCGCCAACCTGTCCGGCCCGCGCCGCATCACCGGCGGCGCGATGCGCGACCACGTCCTGGGGGTGCGCTTCGTGAACGGGGAGGGGGAGGTGCTGCGCTCCGGCGGGCGGGTGCTGAAGAACGTCACCGGCCTGGACCTCTGCAAGCTGCTGTCCGGCTCCCACGGCACGCTGGGGGTGATGACCGAGATCACGCTCAAGGTCCTGCCTTCCTCCGAGGCCACGGCGACGCTGGCCGTGCGGGTGCCGGACCTCGCGCGCGGCGTGGGCGCGCTTTCGGCGGCGCTGGGGAGCCCCTTTGGCGTGTCCGCCGCCGCGATCCTGCCCGAAGGCCATGCGGCGCTGGGCCTGGAGGGGCCGCTGGCCGTGGTGCGGCTGGAGGAATTCGCCGAATCCGTCCGCTATCGCGCCGGCCGGCTGCGCGAGGCGCTGGGCCTCTATGGCACGCTGTCGCTGGTGGAGGGGGAGGAGTCCCGTGCCCTCTGGCGCGCGGTGCGCGATGCGGTGCCGCTCGCTGCCGGTCCGGGCGATGCCGTCTGGCGGGTTTCCGTGCGCCCCTCGGCCGCGCCCGGCGTGGCGGAGGCGCTGCGGCGCGATTTCGGCGCGCGGCTGCTGCTCGACTGGGGTGGCGGGCTGGTCTGGGTGGCCGGCCCGGCCAGCGAGGCGGCGCATGCGGCGGTGATGCGCGCCGCGCTGGCGGCGGGGGGCACTTTCCTGCTTTTCCGCGCCCCGGAGCCGCTGCGCGCCGCGGTGCCCGTCATTCCCGAGGAAGTGCCGGCGCTGGCCGCCCTTTCGCGGCGCGTCAAGGCCGCGCTCGATCCGCGCGGCATCCTCAATCCGGGGCGCCTGCGGGCGGCCTGA
- the glcF gene encoding glycolate oxidase subunit GlcF: MQTSFTAEQLEDPDTRESNKILRTCVHCGFCTATCPTFVLLGDELDSPRGRIYLIKDMLESGKPATEEVVRHVDRCLSCLSCMTTCPSGVHYMHLVDHARHYIEETYTRPLPERLLRRVLGWVLPSPARFRLALTGARLARPLRGLIPGRGATSQRLRAMLDLAPASLPAASPMQAPQVHRAEGVRRGRVALLTGCAQQVIGPTINEATIRLLTRMGLDVVVTKEQGCCGALNHHMGHHDPAMAQARANILAWSREIEGEGLDAIVVNTSGCGTTVKDYGHMFREERESERAARVAGLAMDVSEVLTRFGYAPSRPAPGLSVAYHAACSLQHGQKITSLPKELLKRAGFAVKEPAEGHLCCGSAGTYNLMQPEIAGQLRERKLGNIDRTGADLIAAGNIGCLTQLAGGARPTVHTVELLDWMAGGPEPEAVRGLGGREAA; this comes from the coding sequence ATGCAGACCAGTTTCACGGCCGAGCAGCTCGAAGATCCCGACACGCGGGAATCGAACAAGATCCTGCGCACCTGCGTGCATTGCGGCTTCTGCACCGCCACCTGCCCGACCTTCGTGCTGCTGGGCGACGAGCTCGACAGCCCGCGGGGCCGCATCTACCTGATCAAGGACATGCTGGAGAGCGGCAAGCCCGCCACGGAGGAGGTGGTGCGGCATGTGGACCGCTGCCTCTCCTGCCTCTCCTGCATGACCACCTGCCCCTCCGGCGTCCATTACATGCATCTGGTGGACCATGCCCGGCACTATATCGAGGAGACCTATACCCGCCCGCTGCCGGAGCGCCTGTTGCGCCGCGTGCTGGGCTGGGTGCTGCCGAGCCCGGCGCGCTTCCGGCTGGCGCTGACGGGCGCGCGCCTCGCCCGGCCGCTGCGCGGGCTGATCCCCGGCCGCGGCGCCACGAGCCAGCGGCTGCGCGCCATGCTTGACCTGGCGCCGGCCAGCCTGCCCGCCGCCAGCCCGATGCAGGCGCCGCAGGTCCACCGGGCGGAGGGTGTGCGGCGTGGGCGGGTGGCGCTGCTCACCGGCTGCGCGCAGCAGGTGATCGGCCCCACGATCAACGAGGCGACGATCCGCCTGCTGACCCGCATGGGCCTCGACGTGGTGGTGACGAAGGAGCAGGGCTGCTGCGGCGCGCTGAACCACCATATGGGCCACCACGACCCGGCCATGGCGCAGGCGCGGGCCAATATCCTGGCCTGGAGCCGCGAGATCGAGGGGGAGGGGCTGGACGCCATCGTCGTCAACACCTCCGGCTGCGGCACCACGGTCAAGGACTATGGCCACATGTTCCGCGAGGAGCGGGAAAGCGAGCGCGCCGCCAGGGTCGCCGGCCTGGCCATGGATGTCTCGGAGGTGCTGACGCGCTTCGGCTACGCGCCCTCGCGCCCGGCGCCGGGGCTGAGCGTCGCCTACCACGCCGCCTGCTCCCTGCAGCATGGGCAGAAGATCACCAGCCTGCCGAAGGAGCTGCTGAAGCGCGCCGGCTTCGCGGTGAAGGAGCCGGCGGAGGGGCATCTCTGCTGCGGTTCCGCCGGCACCTACAACCTGATGCAGCCGGAGATCGCGGGGCAGTTGCGCGAGCGCAAGCTGGGCAACATCGACCGGACGGGGGCCGACCTGATCGCGGCGGGCAATATCGGCTGCCTGACGCAGCTCGCCGGTGGGGCGCGCCCGACGGTGCATACGGTGGAACTGCTGGACTGGATGGCGGGCGGGCCGGAGCCGGAGGCCGTGCGCGGGCTGGGCGGGCGCGAGGCGGCCTGA
- a CDS encoding cupin domain-containing protein has product MSQSAREALRCRVPAVATLQVDNERVRVTRWDFAPGAETGAHRHGWAYVVVPVTDGTLLVEMADGASVTSQLQAGLAYDRLAGAEHNVINAGEAPLSFVEIEMKGLPG; this is encoded by the coding sequence ATGAGCCAGTCCGCCCGCGAAGCCCTCCGTTGCCGCGTCCCCGCCGTCGCCACCCTCCAGGTGGACAATGAGCGCGTGCGCGTCACCCGCTGGGACTTCGCGCCCGGGGCCGAGACGGGTGCCCACCGCCACGGCTGGGCCTATGTCGTGGTGCCGGTGACGGACGGGACCCTGCTGGTGGAGATGGCGGACGGCGCCAGCGTCACGAGCCAGCTCCAGGCCGGGCTCGCCTATGACCGCCTGGCGGGGGCCGAGCACAACGTGATCAATGCCGGCGAGGCGCCGCTCTCCTTCGTCGAGATCGAGATGAAGGGCCTGCCCGGCTGA
- a CDS encoding FAD-linked oxidase C-terminal domain-containing protein has translation MLAQLPPKAEILARQEEIVAALRAIVPAGPRGEGVIGEPLRLRAYETDGLSAYRQPPLAVVLPESTEQVAAVLRYCHENGIRVVPRGAGTSLSGGALPMADSVVIGLMRMNRVLEVDFADRLAVVEAGVTNIGITKAVEGEGFFYAPDPSSQLACMIGGNVMMNSGGAHCLKYGVTANNLLGVTFVTIEGEVIRIGGGYLDAAGYDWLGLITGSEGQLGLVTEVTVRILRGPEGARAMLAAFRGVEVAGQAVDAIIGSGVIPVALEFMDKPCIHACEAFAHAGYPLEAEAMLIIEVEGSPEEQDMLLGRIKDICARFDPISMKVSQSAEESMAIWKGRKGAFGAVGRISPDYLCMDGTIPTGELPHVLRRMEEMSRACGLKVANVFHAGDGNLHPLIMFDANDPESFRKAETFGADILKLCVEVGGCLTGEHGVGVEKRDLMSVQFTPRELAQQRRIKSAFDPDWLLNPSKVFPLETASPQTLAAE, from the coding sequence ATGCTCGCACAGCTCCCGCCCAAGGCCGAGATCCTCGCCCGGCAGGAAGAGATCGTGGCGGCCCTGCGGGCCATCGTCCCCGCCGGGCCGCGCGGCGAGGGGGTGATCGGCGAGCCCCTGCGCCTGCGCGCCTATGAGACGGACGGGCTTTCCGCCTATCGCCAGCCACCGCTGGCGGTGGTGCTGCCGGAAAGCACGGAGCAGGTGGCGGCGGTGCTGCGCTACTGCCACGAGAACGGCATCCGCGTCGTGCCGCGCGGCGCCGGCACCAGCCTGTCCGGCGGTGCCTTGCCCATGGCGGATTCCGTGGTGATCGGGCTGATGCGGATGAACCGCGTGCTGGAGGTGGATTTCGCGGACCGCCTGGCCGTGGTGGAGGCCGGCGTCACCAATATCGGCATCACCAAGGCGGTGGAGGGGGAGGGGTTCTTCTATGCCCCGGACCCGTCCTCGCAGCTCGCCTGCATGATCGGCGGCAATGTGATGATGAATTCCGGCGGGGCGCACTGCCTGAAATACGGCGTCACCGCCAACAACCTGCTGGGCGTCACCTTCGTCACCATCGAGGGCGAGGTGATCCGCATCGGCGGCGGGTATCTGGACGCGGCGGGCTATGACTGGCTCGGGCTGATCACCGGCTCCGAGGGGCAGCTCGGCCTCGTCACCGAGGTCACGGTGCGCATCCTGCGCGGGCCGGAAGGGGCGCGGGCCATGCTGGCCGCCTTCCGCGGCGTCGAGGTCGCGGGGCAGGCGGTGGACGCCATCATCGGCAGCGGCGTGATCCCCGTGGCGCTGGAATTCATGGACAAGCCCTGCATCCATGCCTGCGAGGCCTTCGCCCATGCGGGCTATCCGCTGGAGGCCGAGGCCATGCTGATCATCGAGGTGGAGGGCAGCCCGGAGGAGCAGGACATGCTGCTCGGCCGTATCAAGGACATCTGCGCCCGCTTCGACCCGATCAGCATGAAGGTCTCGCAATCGGCCGAGGAGAGCATGGCGATCTGGAAGGGGCGGAAGGGCGCCTTCGGCGCGGTCGGCCGCATCTCGCCGGACTATCTCTGCATGGACGGCACCATCCCGACCGGGGAACTGCCCCATGTGCTGCGCCGGATGGAGGAGATGTCGCGGGCCTGCGGGCTGAAGGTCGCCAATGTCTTCCATGCGGGCGACGGCAACCTGCATCCGCTGATCATGTTCGACGCCAACGATCCGGAGAGCTTCCGCAAGGCCGAGACCTTCGGCGCCGATATCCTGAAGCTCTGCGTCGAGGTCGGCGGCTGCCTGACCGGCGAGCACGGTGTCGGCGTCGAGAAGCGGGACCTGATGAGCGTACAGTTCACGCCGAGGGAGCTGGCGCAGCAGCGGCGGATCAAGTCGGCCTTCGATCCGGACTGGCTGCTGAACCCCTCCAAGGTCTTCCCGCTGGAGACGGCCTCTCCCCAGACTCTCGCCGCGGAGTGA
- a CDS encoding superoxide dismutase: protein MNPAFGRRGFALGAVALATALPMRLSGLGSGAARAQALAPGPYTLPPLPYAFTANEPHIDAQTMELHHDKHHAAYVNNLNAALKDQGQLAALPLQELLTRIDSAPESIRTALRNNGGGHANHSMFWEIMGGKGGAPSGELAQAIERDLGGFDKFKAEFNRRGGARFGSGWVFVTVARDGKLALTDLPNQDSPLMSGQMVLMGNDVWEHAYYLKYQNRRPEYLQAWWNVVNWDRVAQRYAAAKAGSLTI from the coding sequence ATGAACCCAGCATTCGGCCGTCGCGGCTTCGCCTTGGGGGCGGTTGCCCTCGCAACGGCTCTTCCCATGCGCCTTTCCGGGCTGGGGTCCGGCGCCGCGCGGGCCCAGGCACTGGCTCCCGGACCCTATACGCTGCCGCCGCTGCCCTATGCCTTCACGGCCAACGAGCCGCATATCGATGCCCAGACCATGGAACTGCACCACGACAAGCATCATGCGGCCTATGTGAACAACCTCAACGCGGCGCTGAAGGACCAGGGCCAGTTGGCGGCCCTGCCGTTGCAGGAACTCCTGACGCGGATCGACAGCGCGCCGGAAAGCATCCGCACGGCGCTGCGCAACAATGGCGGCGGCCATGCCAACCACTCGATGTTCTGGGAGATCATGGGCGGCAAGGGCGGCGCCCCGTCCGGGGAACTCGCCCAGGCGATCGAGCGGGATCTCGGCGGCTTCGACAAGTTCAAGGCGGAGTTCAACCGGCGCGGCGGGGCGCGCTTCGGCTCCGGCTGGGTCTTCGTCACCGTGGCCCGGGACGGGAAGCTGGCGCTGACCGACCTGCCGAACCAGGACAGCCCGCTGATGTCCGGGCAGATGGTGCTGATGGGCAACGATGTCTGGGAGCACGCCTATTACCTGAAGTACCAGAACCGGCGCCCCGAATACCTCCAGGCCTGGTGGAACGTGGTGAACTGGGACCGCGTGGCGCAGCGCTATGCCGCGGCGAAGGCGGGCAGCCTGACGATCTGA
- a CDS encoding TRAP transporter substrate-binding protein, with translation MNRRNFLAGAGPALALPAAAVATGLPKPAIAQPAPEIRWRCASSFPKSLDTIYGAADFMSKRVAALTDGRFRITVFAAGEIVPGLAVADAVQNNTVECAHTASYYFVGKDPTFALDATIPFGMNTRQTNAWLHAGGGREVLREFFDGYNMVSIPTGSTGAQMGGWFRKEIKTVTDLNGLKMRIAGIAGNMLQKLGVVPQQIAGGDIYPALERGTIDAAEWIGPYDDEKLGFNRVAPFYYYPGFWEGGLNLSLYVSKPRYEELPQTYKDALESACRDATVETMAKYDVQNPQALRRLVAGGAQLRPFPREVMQAAYKSAFDLYDETAAGNPRFRKVYDHFRTFRDTQLQWFRVAENTYDNFVYAMQAQEQRRP, from the coding sequence ATGAACCGTCGGAACTTCCTCGCGGGTGCCGGGCCCGCGCTGGCCCTGCCCGCTGCCGCCGTGGCGACGGGGCTGCCGAAACCGGCGATCGCGCAGCCCGCTCCGGAGATCCGCTGGCGCTGCGCCTCCTCCTTCCCGAAATCGCTCGACACGATCTACGGCGCCGCGGATTTCATGTCGAAGCGGGTGGCGGCCCTGACGGATGGCCGGTTCCGCATCACCGTCTTCGCGGCGGGCGAGATCGTGCCGGGGCTGGCGGTCGCGGATGCGGTGCAGAATAACACCGTCGAATGCGCCCACACGGCCTCCTACTACTTCGTCGGCAAGGACCCGACCTTCGCCCTGGACGCCACCATCCCCTTCGGCATGAACACGCGCCAGACCAATGCCTGGCTGCATGCGGGCGGCGGGCGCGAGGTGCTGCGCGAGTTCTTCGACGGCTACAACATGGTCTCCATCCCCACCGGCTCCACCGGGGCGCAGATGGGCGGCTGGTTCCGCAAGGAGATCAAGACCGTCACCGACCTGAACGGGCTCAAGATGCGCATCGCCGGCATCGCCGGGAACATGCTGCAGAAGCTGGGCGTGGTGCCGCAGCAGATCGCGGGCGGCGACATCTATCCGGCGCTGGAACGCGGCACGATCGACGCGGCGGAGTGGATCGGCCCCTATGACGACGAGAAGCTCGGCTTCAACCGGGTGGCGCCCTTCTACTACTATCCGGGCTTCTGGGAGGGCGGGCTGAACCTGTCCCTCTATGTCAGCAAGCCGAGATACGAGGAACTGCCGCAGACCTACAAGGATGCGCTGGAATCCGCCTGCCGCGACGCGACGGTGGAGACCATGGCGAAGTACGACGTGCAGAACCCGCAGGCGCTGCGCCGGCTGGTGGCGGGCGGCGCGCAGCTCCGTCCCTTCCCACGGGAGGTGATGCAGGCGGCCTATAAGTCGGCCTTCGATCTTTATGACGAGACGGCGGCGGGCAACCCGCGCTTCAGGAAGGTCTACGACCACTTCCGGACCTTCCGCGACACGCAGCTCCAGTGGTTCCGCGTCGCCGAGAACACCTACGACAATTTCGTCTATGCCATGCAGGCCCAGGAGCAGCGTCGTCCATGA
- a CDS encoding DMT family transporter: protein MAWAMVVVAGLLEMVWSYAAKQSQGFTQWGWAALTVLASLASFLLLTFGMRGLPLGTAYAVWTGIGAIGTFIVGVLLLGESTNVWRIASALLIVAGVIGLRLTSSE from the coding sequence ATGGCCTGGGCCATGGTGGTCGTGGCGGGATTGCTGGAGATGGTCTGGTCCTACGCGGCCAAGCAGTCCCAGGGCTTCACCCAGTGGGGCTGGGCGGCCCTGACGGTCCTGGCCTCGCTGGCCAGCTTCCTGTTGCTGACCTTCGGCATGCGCGGCCTGCCGCTCGGCACGGCCTATGCGGTCTGGACCGGCATCGGGGCGATCGGCACCTTCATCGTCGGCGTCCTGCTCCTGGGCGAATCCACCAATGTCTGGCGGATCGCCAGCGCCCTGCTGATCGTGGCCGGGGTCATCGGCCTGCGCCTGACGAGTTCCGAATAG
- a CDS encoding TRAP transporter large permease translates to MNLEWMPPLMFGGLIVFLIIGFPVAFSLAAVGLFFGFLSIELGFFTADYLGNLPLRVFGILSNDLLLSIPFFTLMGAVLERCGLAEDLLEGTGQLFGKIPGGLAYAVIIVGAVLGAITGTVAASVIAMGMISLPIMMRYGYDMRIATGVIAASGTITQLIPPSLVLIILGDQLGRSVGDMYAGAIGPSILQILLFIGFIAVVSIVAPHKVPPLPEEARTQRGWPLIWRVAKGMVPSLVLIFLVLGTIGLGLATPTEAGAMGAVGAIALAMANGRYSWKLLREAMANTMRITAMVIFILVGATVFSLVFQGVDGGLWLEHLLSHLPGGQLGFLLFVNVFVFFLAFFLDFFEIAFIIVPLLAPVAAKLGIDLVWFGVLLCINLQTSFMHPPFGFALFYLRGIAPKSVKTSDIYWGAIPWLLLQLALVAVVILWPESVTYWIDAGSNVDPASVTIDVPTPGMGEDEAPPVIFK, encoded by the coding sequence ATGAACCTCGAGTGGATGCCGCCGCTGATGTTCGGCGGCCTGATCGTCTTCCTCATCATCGGCTTCCCGGTGGCCTTCTCCCTGGCCGCGGTGGGGCTGTTCTTCGGCTTCCTGTCGATCGAGCTGGGGTTCTTCACCGCCGACTATCTCGGCAACCTGCCGCTGCGTGTCTTCGGCATCCTCAGCAACGACCTGCTGCTCTCCATCCCCTTCTTCACCCTGATGGGGGCGGTGCTGGAACGCTGCGGGCTGGCGGAGGACCTGCTGGAGGGGACGGGGCAGCTTTTCGGCAAGATCCCCGGCGGCCTCGCCTATGCGGTGATCATCGTGGGCGCGGTGCTGGGTGCCATCACCGGCACGGTGGCGGCCTCGGTGATCGCCATGGGGATGATCTCCCTGCCGATCATGATGCGCTACGGCTATGACATGCGCATCGCCACGGGGGTGATCGCGGCTTCGGGCACGATCACGCAGCTCATCCCGCCCTCCCTGGTGCTGATCATCCTGGGCGACCAGCTCGGCCGCTCGGTGGGCGACATGTATGCGGGGGCGATCGGCCCTTCGATCCTGCAGATCCTGCTCTTCATCGGCTTCATCGCCGTGGTGTCCATCGTGGCGCCGCACAAGGTGCCGCCTTTGCCGGAGGAGGCACGGACGCAGCGCGGCTGGCCGCTGATCTGGCGCGTGGCCAAGGGCATGGTGCCCTCCCTGGTGCTGATCTTCCTGGTGCTGGGCACGATCGGCCTGGGCCTCGCCACGCCCACCGAGGCCGGGGCCATGGGCGCGGTGGGCGCCATCGCGCTCGCCATGGCCAATGGCCGCTATTCCTGGAAGCTGCTGCGGGAGGCCATGGCCAACACCATGCGCATCACCGCCATGGTGATCTTCATCCTGGTCGGCGCCACGGTCTTCTCGCTGGTCTTCCAGGGCGTGGATGGCGGGCTGTGGCTGGAGCACCTGCTGTCGCACCTGCCGGGCGGGCAGCTCGGCTTCCTGCTCTTCGTCAATGTCTTTGTCTTCTTCCTGGCCTTCTTCCTCGATTTCTTCGAGATCGCCTTCATCATCGTGCCGCTGCTGGCCCCCGTGGCGGCGAAGCTGGGCATCGACCTCGTCTGGTTCGGCGTTCTGCTCTGCATCAACCTGCAGACCAGCTTCATGCACCCGCCCTTCGGCTTCGCGCTGTTCTACCTGCGCGGCATCGCGCCGAAATCGGTGAAGACCTCGGACATCTACTGGGGCGCCATCCCCTGGCTGCTGCTGCAGCTCGCCCTGGTCGCGGTGGTGATCCTCTGGCCGGAGAGCGTCACCTACTGGATCGATGCCGGCAGCAATGTCGATCCGGCCTCCGTCACCATCGACGTGCCGACCCCGGGCATGGGGGAGGACGAGGCGCCGCCGGTGATCTTCAAATAG
- a CDS encoding TRAP transporter small permease subunit — translation MKPLLAFSRVVDDINTRVGRIADWLTLIAVVVSAGNAFVRYGVSWSSNALLEVQWYFFAGMVMLGAPYTLLRNEHVRVDILYGSLGERARLWVDILGIIVFLLPAMALLTWMTWPFFWDSFVRGEGSQNAGGLLRWPVKILMPLGFLLITLQGLSELIKRIALLRGLKPDGEAVIAYERPLQ, via the coding sequence ATGAAACCCCTTCTCGCCTTCTCCCGGGTGGTGGACGACATCAACACCAGGGTCGGCCGGATCGCGGACTGGCTGACGCTGATCGCCGTGGTGGTGAGCGCGGGCAATGCCTTCGTGCGCTACGGTGTTTCCTGGTCCTCCAACGCGCTGCTGGAGGTCCAGTGGTATTTCTTCGCCGGCATGGTGATGCTGGGCGCGCCCTATACGCTGCTGCGCAACGAGCATGTGCGGGTGGACATCCTCTACGGCTCCCTGGGGGAGCGGGCGCGGCTCTGGGTGGATATCCTGGGCATCATCGTCTTCCTGCTGCCGGCCATGGCGCTGCTGACCTGGATGACCTGGCCCTTCTTCTGGGATTCCTTTGTCCGGGGGGAGGGGAGCCAGAATGCCGGCGGCCTTCTCCGCTGGCCGGTGAAGATCCTGATGCCGCTGGGCTTCCTGCTGATCACGCTGCAGGGGCTGAGCGAGCTGATCAAGCGCATCGCCCTGCTGCGCGGCCTGAAGCCGGATGGCGAGGCCGTGATCGCCTATGAACGACCGCTGCAGTAG